Proteins from one Lonchura striata isolate bLonStr1 chromosome 6, bLonStr1.mat, whole genome shotgun sequence genomic window:
- the NKX2-1 gene encoding homeobox protein Nkx-2.1: MSMSPKHTTPFSVSDILSPLEESYKKVGMEASNLGAPLSAYRQSQVSQPAMQQHPMGHNGTVTAAYHMTAAGVPQLSHATMGGYCNGNLGNMSELPPYQDTMRNSASATGWYGTNPDPRFSSISRFMAPSSGMNMGGMGSLGSLGDVSKSMAPLQSTPRRKRRVLFSQAQVYELERRFKQQKYLSAPEREHLASMIHLTPTQVKIWFQNHRYKMKRQAKDKAAQQQMQQENGSCQQQQSPRRVAVPVLVKDGKPCQAGSNTPTAAIQSHQQQAATTITVATNGNSLGQHQSHQTNSAGQSPDMGQHSASPSSLQSQVSSLSHLNSSTSDYGTAMSCSTLLYGRTW; this comes from the exons ATGTCGATGAGCCCAAAGCATACGACTCCTTTCTCAGTGTCTGACATCTTGAGTCCTTTGGAGGAAAGCTACAAGAAAGTGGGCATGGAGGCCAGTAACTTGGGGGCTCCCCTGTCAGCCTACAGACAGTCTCAGGTTTCTCAGCCGGCCATGCAGCAGCACCCCATGGGCCACAACGGAACAGTGACTGCCGCCTACCATATGACAGCGGCAGGGGTCCCCCAGCTCTCCCATGCTACGATGGGGGGCTATTGCAATGGGAACCTGGGCAACATGAGCGAGCTGCCGCCTTACCAGGACACCATGAGGAACAGCGCTTCGGCGACAGGATGGTACGGCACCAACCCGGATCCCCGCTTTTCCTCAA TCTCCCGCTTCATGGCGCCGTCCTCGGGCATGAACATGGGAGGCATGGGCAGCCTCGGCTCCCTGGGAGACGTGAGCAAGAGCATGGCCCCGCTCCAGAGCACGCCGCGGAGGAAACGGAGGGTCCTTTTTTCGCAGGCCCAGGTTTACGAGCTGGAGAGACGTTTCAAGCAACAGAAATACCTCTCCGCCCCGGAGAGGGAACATTTAGCCAGCATGATACATCTCACCCCGACTCAGGTCAAAATCTGGTTCCAGAATCACCGCTACAAGATGAAGCGCCAGGCCAAAGACAAGGCTGCGCAGCAGCAGATGCAACAGGAGAAcggctcctgccagcagcagcagtctcCCAGAagggtggcagtgccagtgcTTGTGAAGGATGGCAAGCCCTGCCAAGCAGGCTCCAACACACCCACAGCAGCTATCCAGAGCCATCAGCAGCAGGCAGCTACAACGATCACAGTGGCTACCAATGGCAACAGCCTCGGACAGCATCAGAGCCACCAGACAAACAGTGCGGGGCAGTCTCCAGACATGGGACAGCACTCGGCCAGCCCTTCCTCTCTGCAGAGCCAAGTCTCCAGTTTGTCTCACCTAAACTCTTCTACTTCTGACTATGGCACTGCCATGTCTTGCTCCACCTTACTATACGGTAGGACCTGGTAA